The proteins below come from a single Serratia ficaria genomic window:
- the dtpA gene encoding dipeptide/tripeptide permease DtpA — protein sequence MSTANNNSKQPESVSLNAFKQPKAFYLIFSIELWERFGYYGLQGIMAVYLVKMLGLSEADSITLFSSFSALVYGFVAIGGWLGDKVLGSKRVIVLGALVLAAGYAMVAYSGHEIFWVYLGMATIAVGSGLFKANPSSLLSTCYEKDDPRLDGAFTMYYMSVNIGSFFSMLATPWLAAKYGWSVAFSLSVVGMLITLVNFMFCHKWVKQHGSKPDFKPLHLPKLLMVLVGVVALILVSSWLLHNQTIARWALAIISVGIVIVFAKETFALHGAARRKMIVAFLLMLEAVVFFVLYSQMPTSLNFFAIHNVEHSILGIAFEPEQYQALNPFWIMLASPILAALYNKMGDRLPMPHKFAFGMILCSCAFLVLPWGASFANEQGIVSVNWLILSYALQSIGELMISGLGLAMVAQLVPQRLMGFIMGSWFLTTAAAALIAGKVAGLTAVPGDINDAHASLAIYSHVFMQIGIATAAIAILMMLTAPKLYRMTLDTAEDANQKAQEAAAAN from the coding sequence GTGTCAACAGCAAACAACAACAGCAAACAACCGGAGAGCGTGAGTCTCAACGCCTTCAAACAGCCTAAGGCGTTCTACCTGATCTTCTCGATCGAACTCTGGGAACGCTTCGGTTATTACGGCCTGCAGGGCATCATGGCGGTTTATCTGGTCAAGATGCTTGGCCTGAGCGAAGCCGACTCCATCACCCTGTTCTCTTCTTTCAGCGCGCTGGTGTACGGCTTCGTCGCCATCGGCGGCTGGCTGGGCGACAAGGTGCTGGGCTCCAAGCGCGTGATCGTGCTGGGCGCGCTGGTGCTGGCCGCCGGTTACGCCATGGTGGCCTACTCCGGCCACGAGATCTTCTGGGTTTATCTGGGCATGGCGACCATCGCCGTGGGCAGCGGCCTGTTCAAGGCCAACCCGTCGTCCCTGTTGTCTACCTGCTATGAGAAAGACGACCCGCGTCTCGATGGCGCGTTCACCATGTACTATATGTCGGTGAACATCGGTTCCTTCTTCTCGATGCTGGCCACCCCGTGGCTGGCGGCGAAATACGGCTGGAGCGTCGCCTTCTCCCTCAGCGTGGTGGGCATGCTGATCACTCTGGTCAACTTTATGTTCTGCCACAAGTGGGTGAAACAGCACGGTTCCAAGCCGGACTTCAAGCCGCTGCACCTGCCAAAACTGCTGATGGTGCTGGTCGGCGTGGTCGCGCTGATCCTGGTGTCCAGCTGGCTGCTGCACAACCAGACGATAGCCCGCTGGGCGCTGGCGATCATCTCTGTCGGCATCGTCATCGTGTTCGCCAAAGAGACCTTCGCGCTGCACGGCGCCGCACGCCGCAAGATGATCGTCGCCTTCCTGCTGATGCTGGAAGCGGTGGTATTCTTTGTGCTGTATAGCCAGATGCCGACCTCGCTGAACTTCTTCGCCATCCACAACGTGGAGCACAGCATCCTCGGCATCGCCTTTGAACCCGAGCAGTATCAGGCGCTGAACCCGTTCTGGATCATGCTGGCCAGCCCCATTCTGGCCGCGCTGTACAACAAGATGGGCGACCGCCTGCCGATGCCGCACAAGTTCGCCTTCGGCATGATCCTGTGCTCCTGCGCCTTCCTGGTGCTGCCATGGGGCGCCAGCTTCGCCAACGAACAGGGCATCGTCTCGGTTAACTGGCTGATCCTCAGCTACGCGCTGCAGAGCATCGGCGAGCTGATGATCTCCGGCCTGGGCCTGGCGATGGTGGCGCAGCTGGTGCCGCAACGCCTGATGGGCTTCATCATGGGCTCCTGGTTCCTGACCACCGCCGCCGCCGCGCTGATCGCCGGCAAGGTGGCCGGCCTGACCGCGGTGCCAGGCGACATCAACGATGCGCATGCTTCGCTGGCCATCTACAGCCACGTGTTTATGCAAATCGGCATCGCCACCGCGGCGATCGCCATCCTGATGATGCTGACCGCGCCGAAGCTGTACCGCATGACGCTGGATACCGCCGAAGACGCTAACCAGAAGGCGCAGGAAGCCGCTGCCGCCAACTGA